A genomic stretch from Engraulis encrasicolus isolate BLACKSEA-1 chromosome 12, IST_EnEncr_1.0, whole genome shotgun sequence includes:
- the zmat5 gene encoding zinc finger matrin-type protein 5, with protein sequence MGRRYYCDYCDRSFQDNMHNRKKHLNGVQHHRAKKAWFENFRDAAAILADELSKQPCRKFLHSGQCVFGPNCRFSHMTERDMEHLKQLAAGHDSRGPKAASGKSGAVSEPSMDEWLVKREKRRAAQGSGSALNDEDEEDDEKPLPLDLPLHFLSIPDLPPSLLPPPPGGWTTALQSQWG encoded by the exons ATGGGGAGGCGGTACTACTGTGACTACTGTGACCGAAGTTTTCAGGATAATATGCATAATAGGAAAAAGCATTTAAATGGTGTCCAACATCACAGAGCGAAGAAGGCATGGTTCGAAAATTTCAGAG ATGCCGCAGCCATTCTTGCAGATGAGCTGTCAAAACAGCCATGTAGGAAATTCCTTCATTCAG GGCAATGTGTGTTTGGACCAAACTGTCGTTTTTCCCACATGACTGAGCGAGACATGGAGCATTTGAAGCAATTGGCTGCAG GTCATGACAgcaggggccccaaggctgcgTCTGGGAAGAGCGGGGCCGTCTCCGAGCCGTCGATGGACGAGTGGCTGgtcaagagggagaagaggagggccgCCCAAGGCAGCGGCAG TGCCCTGaacgatgaggatgaggaggacgatgAGAAGCCCCTGCCTCTGGACCTTCCTCTGCACTTCCTCTCCATCCCAGACCTCCCGCCCTCACTACTGCCCCCGCCCCCTGGTGGCTGGACCACCGCACTGCAGTCTCAGTGGGGATGA
- the LOC134459366 gene encoding septin-11-like isoform X2 — MSASDVARQGEKNARPLSLSGHVGFDSLPDQLVNKSTNQGFCFNILCIGETGIGKSTLMDTLFNTNFENFESSHFEPKVKLRAQTYDLQESNVRLKLTIVNTVGFGDQMNKQESYQHVVDYIDTQFESYLQEELKIKRSLHNYHDSRIHACLYFIAPSGHSLKSLDLVTMKKLDSKVNIIPVIAKADTISKSELHKFKIKIMSELVSNGVQIYQFPTDDETVSKINTAMNGHLPFAVVGSTEEVKIGNKMVKARQYPWGVVQVENENHCDFVKLREMLICVNMEDLREQTHTRHYELYRRCKLEEMGFKDTNPESKPVSLQETYEAKRQEFLGELQRREEEMRQMFVQRVKEKEMELKEAERELQGKFEQLKRLHTDEKSKLDDKRRTLEDEINSFGKKKAAAELLQGQSFNTNTNAKKDKDRKKSTFHSLPSWPWRGSLHRNGGHD; from the exons ATGTCTGCATCCGACGTTGCGCGGCAAGGG GAGAAGAATGCACGGCCCCTGTCCTTGTCCGGTCATGTCGGCTTCGACAGCCTGCCTGACCAACTGGTCAACAAGTCCACCAACCAGGGATTCTGCTTCAACATCCTCTGCATCG GGGAGACGGGCATCGGCAAGTCCACGCTGATGGACACGCTGTTCAACACCAACTTCGAGAACTTTGAGTCGTCACACTTTGAGCCCAAGGTGAAGCTGCGGGCGCAAACCTATGACCTGCAGGAGAGCAATGTGAGACTCAAGCTCACCATCGTCAACACCGTGGGCTTCGGGGACCAGATGAACAAGCAGGAGAG TTACCAGCATGTGGTAGACTACATCGACACCCAGTTTGAGTCGTACCTGCAGGAGGAGCTGAAGATCAAGCGCTCGCTCCACAACTACCACGACTCGCGCATCCACGCCTGCCTCTACTTCATCGCACCGTCCGGACACTCGCTCAAGTCACTAGACCTGGTCACCATGAAGAAACTGGACAGCAAG GTGAACATCATTCCTGTGATCGCCAAAGCTGACACCATCTCCAAGAGTGAGCTGCACAAGTTCAAGATCAAGATCATGAGTGAGCTGGTGAGCAACGGAGTGCAGATCTACCAGTTCCCCACCGACGACGAGACCGTCTCCAAGATCAACACTGCCATGAAT ggccaCCTCCCGTTTGCAGTGGTGGGCAGTACGGAGGAGGTGAAGATTGGCAACAAGATGGTGAAGGCTAGGCAGTACCCCTGGGGGGTGGTGCAAG TGGAGAATGAGAACCACTGTGACTTTGTGAAGCTGCGTGAGATGCTGATCTGCGTGAACATGGAGGACCTGCGGGAGCAGACGCACACGCGCCACTACGAGCTGTACAGGAGATGCAAACTagaggagatgggctttaaagACACCAACCCGGAGAGCAAACCTGTCag tctgCAGGAGACGTACGAGGCTAAGCGTCAGGAGTTCCTGGGGgagctgcagaggagagaggaggagatgaggcagATGTTTGTGCAGCGCGtcaaggagaaggagatggaactgaaagaagcagagagagag ctccaGGGTAAGTTTGAGCAGCTGAAGCGCCTCCACACGGATGAGAAGAGTAAGCTGGATGACAAGAGGAGGACGCTGGAGGACGAGATCAACTCTTTCGGGAAGAAGAAGGCGGCCGCCGAGCTGCTGCAGGGACAATCATTTAACACCAACACCAACGCCAAGAAGGATAAGGACCGCAAGAA
- the LOC134459366 gene encoding septin-11-like isoform X1, which yields MHKAKRKTSTFPKGVERVVKEYDEEKNARPLSLSGHVGFDSLPDQLVNKSTNQGFCFNILCIGETGIGKSTLMDTLFNTNFENFESSHFEPKVKLRAQTYDLQESNVRLKLTIVNTVGFGDQMNKQESYQHVVDYIDTQFESYLQEELKIKRSLHNYHDSRIHACLYFIAPSGHSLKSLDLVTMKKLDSKVNIIPVIAKADTISKSELHKFKIKIMSELVSNGVQIYQFPTDDETVSKINTAMNGHLPFAVVGSTEEVKIGNKMVKARQYPWGVVQVENENHCDFVKLREMLICVNMEDLREQTHTRHYELYRRCKLEEMGFKDTNPESKPVSLQETYEAKRQEFLGELQRREEEMRQMFVQRVKEKEMELKEAERELQGKFEQLKRLHTDEKSKLDDKRRTLEDEINSFGKKKAAAELLQGQSFNTNTNAKKDKDRKKSTFHSLPSWPWRGSLHRNGGHD from the exons ATGCATAAAGCCAAAAGGAAAACTTCAACTTTTCCCAAGGGGGTAGAAAGGGTAGTAAAGGAGTACGATGAG GAGAAGAATGCACGGCCCCTGTCCTTGTCCGGTCATGTCGGCTTCGACAGCCTGCCTGACCAACTGGTCAACAAGTCCACCAACCAGGGATTCTGCTTCAACATCCTCTGCATCG GGGAGACGGGCATCGGCAAGTCCACGCTGATGGACACGCTGTTCAACACCAACTTCGAGAACTTTGAGTCGTCACACTTTGAGCCCAAGGTGAAGCTGCGGGCGCAAACCTATGACCTGCAGGAGAGCAATGTGAGACTCAAGCTCACCATCGTCAACACCGTGGGCTTCGGGGACCAGATGAACAAGCAGGAGAG TTACCAGCATGTGGTAGACTACATCGACACCCAGTTTGAGTCGTACCTGCAGGAGGAGCTGAAGATCAAGCGCTCGCTCCACAACTACCACGACTCGCGCATCCACGCCTGCCTCTACTTCATCGCACCGTCCGGACACTCGCTCAAGTCACTAGACCTGGTCACCATGAAGAAACTGGACAGCAAG GTGAACATCATTCCTGTGATCGCCAAAGCTGACACCATCTCCAAGAGTGAGCTGCACAAGTTCAAGATCAAGATCATGAGTGAGCTGGTGAGCAACGGAGTGCAGATCTACCAGTTCCCCACCGACGACGAGACCGTCTCCAAGATCAACACTGCCATGAAT ggccaCCTCCCGTTTGCAGTGGTGGGCAGTACGGAGGAGGTGAAGATTGGCAACAAGATGGTGAAGGCTAGGCAGTACCCCTGGGGGGTGGTGCAAG TGGAGAATGAGAACCACTGTGACTTTGTGAAGCTGCGTGAGATGCTGATCTGCGTGAACATGGAGGACCTGCGGGAGCAGACGCACACGCGCCACTACGAGCTGTACAGGAGATGCAAACTagaggagatgggctttaaagACACCAACCCGGAGAGCAAACCTGTCag tctgCAGGAGACGTACGAGGCTAAGCGTCAGGAGTTCCTGGGGgagctgcagaggagagaggaggagatgaggcagATGTTTGTGCAGCGCGtcaaggagaaggagatggaactgaaagaagcagagagagag ctccaGGGTAAGTTTGAGCAGCTGAAGCGCCTCCACACGGATGAGAAGAGTAAGCTGGATGACAAGAGGAGGACGCTGGAGGACGAGATCAACTCTTTCGGGAAGAAGAAGGCGGCCGCCGAGCTGCTGCAGGGACAATCATTTAACACCAACACCAACGCCAAGAAGGATAAGGACCGCAAGAA
- the LOC134459366 gene encoding septin-11-like isoform X4, producing the protein MHKAKRKTSTFPKGVERVVKEYDEEKNARPLSLSGHVGFDSLPDQLVNKSTNQGFCFNILCIGETGIGKSTLMDTLFNTNFENFESSHFEPKVKLRAQTYDLQESNVRLKLTIVNTVGFGDQMNKQESYQHVVDYIDTQFESYLQEELKIKRSLHNYHDSRIHACLYFIAPSGHSLKSLDLVTMKKLDSKVNIIPVIAKADTISKSELHKFKIKIMSELVSNGVQIYQFPTDDETVSKINTAMNGHLPFAVVGSTEEVKIGNKMVKARQYPWGVVQVENENHCDFVKLREMLICVNMEDLREQTHTRHYELYRRCKLEEMGFKDTNPESKPVSLQETYEAKRQEFLGELQRREEEMRQMFVQRVKEKEMELKEAERELQGKFEQLKRLHTDEKSKLDDKRRTLEDEINSFGKKKAAAELLQGQSFNTNTNAKKDKDRKK; encoded by the exons ATGCATAAAGCCAAAAGGAAAACTTCAACTTTTCCCAAGGGGGTAGAAAGGGTAGTAAAGGAGTACGATGAG GAGAAGAATGCACGGCCCCTGTCCTTGTCCGGTCATGTCGGCTTCGACAGCCTGCCTGACCAACTGGTCAACAAGTCCACCAACCAGGGATTCTGCTTCAACATCCTCTGCATCG GGGAGACGGGCATCGGCAAGTCCACGCTGATGGACACGCTGTTCAACACCAACTTCGAGAACTTTGAGTCGTCACACTTTGAGCCCAAGGTGAAGCTGCGGGCGCAAACCTATGACCTGCAGGAGAGCAATGTGAGACTCAAGCTCACCATCGTCAACACCGTGGGCTTCGGGGACCAGATGAACAAGCAGGAGAG TTACCAGCATGTGGTAGACTACATCGACACCCAGTTTGAGTCGTACCTGCAGGAGGAGCTGAAGATCAAGCGCTCGCTCCACAACTACCACGACTCGCGCATCCACGCCTGCCTCTACTTCATCGCACCGTCCGGACACTCGCTCAAGTCACTAGACCTGGTCACCATGAAGAAACTGGACAGCAAG GTGAACATCATTCCTGTGATCGCCAAAGCTGACACCATCTCCAAGAGTGAGCTGCACAAGTTCAAGATCAAGATCATGAGTGAGCTGGTGAGCAACGGAGTGCAGATCTACCAGTTCCCCACCGACGACGAGACCGTCTCCAAGATCAACACTGCCATGAAT ggccaCCTCCCGTTTGCAGTGGTGGGCAGTACGGAGGAGGTGAAGATTGGCAACAAGATGGTGAAGGCTAGGCAGTACCCCTGGGGGGTGGTGCAAG TGGAGAATGAGAACCACTGTGACTTTGTGAAGCTGCGTGAGATGCTGATCTGCGTGAACATGGAGGACCTGCGGGAGCAGACGCACACGCGCCACTACGAGCTGTACAGGAGATGCAAACTagaggagatgggctttaaagACACCAACCCGGAGAGCAAACCTGTCag tctgCAGGAGACGTACGAGGCTAAGCGTCAGGAGTTCCTGGGGgagctgcagaggagagaggaggagatgaggcagATGTTTGTGCAGCGCGtcaaggagaaggagatggaactgaaagaagcagagagagag ctccaGGGTAAGTTTGAGCAGCTGAAGCGCCTCCACACGGATGAGAAGAGTAAGCTGGATGACAAGAGGAGGACGCTGGAGGACGAGATCAACTCTTTCGGGAAGAAGAAGGCGGCCGCCGAGCTGCTGCAGGGACAATCATTTAACACCAACACCAACGCCAAGAAGGATAAGGACCGCAAGAAGTAA
- the LOC134459366 gene encoding septin-11-like isoform X3, with translation MHKAKRKTSTFPKGVERVVKEYDEEKNARPLSLSGHVGFDSLPDQLVNKSTNQGFCFNILCIGETGIGKSTLMDTLFNTNFENFESSHFEPKVKLRAQTYDLQESNVRLKLTIVNTVGFGDQMNKQESYQHVVDYIDTQFESYLQEELKIKRSLHNYHDSRIHACLYFIAPSGHSLKSLDLVTMKKLDSKVNIIPVIAKADTISKSELHKFKIKIMSELVSNGVQIYQFPTDDETVSKINTAMNGHLPFAVVGSTEEVKIGNKMVKARQYPWGVVQVENENHCDFVKLREMLICVNMEDLREQTHTRHYELYRRCKLEEMGFKDTNPESKPVSLQETYEAKRQEFLGELQRREEEMRQMFVQRVKEKEMELKEAERELQGKFEQLKRLHTDEKSKLDDKRRTLEDEINSFGKKKAAAELLQGQSFNTNTNAKKDKDRKNSGFM, from the exons ATGCATAAAGCCAAAAGGAAAACTTCAACTTTTCCCAAGGGGGTAGAAAGGGTAGTAAAGGAGTACGATGAG GAGAAGAATGCACGGCCCCTGTCCTTGTCCGGTCATGTCGGCTTCGACAGCCTGCCTGACCAACTGGTCAACAAGTCCACCAACCAGGGATTCTGCTTCAACATCCTCTGCATCG GGGAGACGGGCATCGGCAAGTCCACGCTGATGGACACGCTGTTCAACACCAACTTCGAGAACTTTGAGTCGTCACACTTTGAGCCCAAGGTGAAGCTGCGGGCGCAAACCTATGACCTGCAGGAGAGCAATGTGAGACTCAAGCTCACCATCGTCAACACCGTGGGCTTCGGGGACCAGATGAACAAGCAGGAGAG TTACCAGCATGTGGTAGACTACATCGACACCCAGTTTGAGTCGTACCTGCAGGAGGAGCTGAAGATCAAGCGCTCGCTCCACAACTACCACGACTCGCGCATCCACGCCTGCCTCTACTTCATCGCACCGTCCGGACACTCGCTCAAGTCACTAGACCTGGTCACCATGAAGAAACTGGACAGCAAG GTGAACATCATTCCTGTGATCGCCAAAGCTGACACCATCTCCAAGAGTGAGCTGCACAAGTTCAAGATCAAGATCATGAGTGAGCTGGTGAGCAACGGAGTGCAGATCTACCAGTTCCCCACCGACGACGAGACCGTCTCCAAGATCAACACTGCCATGAAT ggccaCCTCCCGTTTGCAGTGGTGGGCAGTACGGAGGAGGTGAAGATTGGCAACAAGATGGTGAAGGCTAGGCAGTACCCCTGGGGGGTGGTGCAAG TGGAGAATGAGAACCACTGTGACTTTGTGAAGCTGCGTGAGATGCTGATCTGCGTGAACATGGAGGACCTGCGGGAGCAGACGCACACGCGCCACTACGAGCTGTACAGGAGATGCAAACTagaggagatgggctttaaagACACCAACCCGGAGAGCAAACCTGTCag tctgCAGGAGACGTACGAGGCTAAGCGTCAGGAGTTCCTGGGGgagctgcagaggagagaggaggagatgaggcagATGTTTGTGCAGCGCGtcaaggagaaggagatggaactgaaagaagcagagagagag ctccaGGGTAAGTTTGAGCAGCTGAAGCGCCTCCACACGGATGAGAAGAGTAAGCTGGATGACAAGAGGAGGACGCTGGAGGACGAGATCAACTCTTTCGGGAAGAAGAAGGCGGCCGCCGAGCTGCTGCAGGGACAATCATTTAACACCAACACCAACGCCAAGAAGGATAAGGACCGCAAGAA